Proteins encoded together in one Rhea pennata isolate bPtePen1 chromosome 27, bPtePen1.pri, whole genome shotgun sequence window:
- the GTPBP3 gene encoding tRNA modification GTPase GTPBP3, mitochondrial isoform X1 → MALRRALSAAGGRWAQGLCSAARRDTVFAVSSGHGKCGVAVIRASGPGCREALQSLTGRPEPPAPRVLALRRIRDPATAEPLDRGLVAWFPGPHSFTGEDCCELHVHGGPAVVSGVLRALGRLPGLRPAEPGEFARRAFHNGKLDLTAVEGLGDLIQAETEAQRRQALRQMEGELGRLYQRWSETLTQALAHLEAYIDFSEDDNVEEEVLSRGEGGRGPGRASGVCPPHHHHPSPIVPPLSPPFPPPPAVAAAVRALEREVGAHLRDGRRGELLRGGVRVVIAGPPNVGKSSLLNLLAQRPAAIVSPVAGTTRDVVELSLNVGGYPVVLSDTAGLRAAADPVEQEGVSRARERLQQADLVLAVLDAGAVPAEPGALGEALGAVVPPAAPQPRVLVLNKVDLVRGGAGALRDACARAGLPPAAPLSCKTGEGLAGLVELLRRQLERLCGDPLAGSPSLTQTRHGQHLRACRAALARYGRAAGADLALAAEELRLARRHLGRITGHVGAEDVLDIIFRDFCVGK, encoded by the exons ATGGCGCTGCGGAGGGCGCtgagcgcggcgggcggccg GTGGGCGCAGGGCCTCTGCTCCGCGGCGCGGCGTGACACCGTCTTCGCCGTGTCCTCGGGCCACGGCAAGTGCGGCGTGGCGGTGATCCGGGCGAGCGGGCCGGGCTGCCGGGAGGCCCTGCAGAGCCTCACGGGGCGCCccgagccgccggcgccccgcgtCCTGGCGCTGCGGCGCATCCGCGACCCCGCCACCGCCGAGCCCCTGGACCGTGGCCTCGTCGCCTGGTTCCCAG GGCCCCATAGCTTCACGGGGGAGGACTGCTGCGAGCTGCACGTGCACGGCGGGCCGGCCGTGGTGAGCGGCGTGCTGCGGGCGCTGG GGCGCCTGCCCGGCCTGCGGCCCGCCGAGCCGGGCGAGTTTGCCCGGAGAGCCTTCCACAACGGCAAGCTGGACCTGACGGCGGTGGAGGGGCTGGGCGACCTCATCCAGGCGGAGACGGAGGCGCAGCGGCGGCAAGCCCTGCGGCAGATGGAGGGCGAGCTGGGGCGGCTCTACCAGCGCTGGAGCGAGACCCTCACCCAG GCGCTGGCCCACCTCGAAGCCTACATCGACTTCAGCGAGGATGACAACGTGGAGGAAGAGGTGCTGTCGCGAGGTGAgggcggccgggggccggggcgcgccaGTGGTGTGTgtcccccccaccaccaccaccccagcccCATCGTGCCACCGctctccccccccttcccacccccccccgcaGTGGCCGCGGCCGTGCGGGCGCTGGAGCGGGAGGTGGGCGCCCACCTGCGGgacgggcggcgcggggagctgCTCCGCGGCGGCGTCCGCGTGGTCATCGCCGGCCCCCCCAACGTGGGCAAGAGCAGCCTGCTCAACCTGCTGG CCCAGCGACCGGCAGCCATCGTGTCCCCCGTGGCGGGGACCACGCGGGACGTGGTGGAGCTGTCGCTGAACGTCGGCGGCTACCCCGTGGTGCTGAGCGacacggccgggctgcgcgccgccgccgacCCCGTGGAGCAGGAGGGCGTGAGCCGGGCGCGGGAGAG gctgcagcaggcgGACCTGGTGCTGGCGGTGCTGGACGCCGGCGCGGTGCCGGCGGAGCCGGGGGCCCTGGGCGAAGCGCTGGGGGCCGTggtgccccccgccgccccacaGCCCCGCGTGCTGGTGCTGAACAAGGTGGACCTggtgcggggcggcgcgggggccctGCGGGACGCCTgcgcccgggccgggctgccccccgccgccccgctctCCTGCAAGACGGGCGAGGGGCTCGCCGGGCTGGTGGAGCTGCTGCGGCGGCAGCTGGAGCGGCT GTGCGGGGACCCGCTGGCCGGCTCGCCCAGCCTCACGCAGACCCGCCACGGCCAGCACCTGCGCGCCTGCCGCGCCGCCCTGGCCCGCtacggccgcgccgccggcgccgacCTGGCGCTGGCCGCCGAGGAGCTGCGCCTGGCGCGCCGGCACCTGGGCCGCATCACGGGGCACGTGGGCGCCGAGGACGTCCTGGACATCATCTTCAGGGACTTCTGCGTGGGCAAGTGA
- the GTPBP3 gene encoding tRNA modification GTPase GTPBP3, mitochondrial isoform X3 — MALRRALSAAGGRWAQGLCSAARRDTVFAVSSGHGKCGVAVIRASGPGCREALQSLTGRPEPPAPRVLALRRIRDPATAEPLDRGLVAWFPGPHSFTGEDCCELHVHGGPAVVSGVLRALGRLPGLRPAEPGEFARRAFHNGKLDLTAVEGLGDLIQAETEAQRRQALRQMEGELGRLYQRWSETLTQALAHLEAYIDFSEDDNVEEEVLSRAQRPAAIVSPVAGTTRDVVELSLNVGGYPVVLSDTAGLRAAADPVEQEGVSRARERLQQADLVLAVLDAGAVPAEPGALGEALGAVVPPAAPQPRVLVLNKVDLVRGGAGALRDACARAGLPPAAPLSCKTGEGLAGLVELLRRQLERLCGDPLAGSPSLTQTRHGQHLRACRAALARYGRAAGADLALAAEELRLARRHLGRITGHVGAEDVLDIIFRDFCVGK; from the exons ATGGCGCTGCGGAGGGCGCtgagcgcggcgggcggccg GTGGGCGCAGGGCCTCTGCTCCGCGGCGCGGCGTGACACCGTCTTCGCCGTGTCCTCGGGCCACGGCAAGTGCGGCGTGGCGGTGATCCGGGCGAGCGGGCCGGGCTGCCGGGAGGCCCTGCAGAGCCTCACGGGGCGCCccgagccgccggcgccccgcgtCCTGGCGCTGCGGCGCATCCGCGACCCCGCCACCGCCGAGCCCCTGGACCGTGGCCTCGTCGCCTGGTTCCCAG GGCCCCATAGCTTCACGGGGGAGGACTGCTGCGAGCTGCACGTGCACGGCGGGCCGGCCGTGGTGAGCGGCGTGCTGCGGGCGCTGG GGCGCCTGCCCGGCCTGCGGCCCGCCGAGCCGGGCGAGTTTGCCCGGAGAGCCTTCCACAACGGCAAGCTGGACCTGACGGCGGTGGAGGGGCTGGGCGACCTCATCCAGGCGGAGACGGAGGCGCAGCGGCGGCAAGCCCTGCGGCAGATGGAGGGCGAGCTGGGGCGGCTCTACCAGCGCTGGAGCGAGACCCTCACCCAG GCGCTGGCCCACCTCGAAGCCTACATCGACTTCAGCGAGGATGACAACGTGGAGGAAGAGGTGCTGTCGCGAG CCCAGCGACCGGCAGCCATCGTGTCCCCCGTGGCGGGGACCACGCGGGACGTGGTGGAGCTGTCGCTGAACGTCGGCGGCTACCCCGTGGTGCTGAGCGacacggccgggctgcgcgccgccgccgacCCCGTGGAGCAGGAGGGCGTGAGCCGGGCGCGGGAGAG gctgcagcaggcgGACCTGGTGCTGGCGGTGCTGGACGCCGGCGCGGTGCCGGCGGAGCCGGGGGCCCTGGGCGAAGCGCTGGGGGCCGTggtgccccccgccgccccacaGCCCCGCGTGCTGGTGCTGAACAAGGTGGACCTggtgcggggcggcgcgggggccctGCGGGACGCCTgcgcccgggccgggctgccccccgccgccccgctctCCTGCAAGACGGGCGAGGGGCTCGCCGGGCTGGTGGAGCTGCTGCGGCGGCAGCTGGAGCGGCT GTGCGGGGACCCGCTGGCCGGCTCGCCCAGCCTCACGCAGACCCGCCACGGCCAGCACCTGCGCGCCTGCCGCGCCGCCCTGGCCCGCtacggccgcgccgccggcgccgacCTGGCGCTGGCCGCCGAGGAGCTGCGCCTGGCGCGCCGGCACCTGGGCCGCATCACGGGGCACGTGGGCGCCGAGGACGTCCTGGACATCATCTTCAGGGACTTCTGCGTGGGCAAGTGA
- the GTPBP3 gene encoding tRNA modification GTPase GTPBP3, mitochondrial isoform X2, protein MALRRALSAAGGRWAQGLCSAARRDTVFAVSSGHGKCGVAVIRASGPGCREALQSLTGRPEPPAPRVLALRRIRDPATAEPLDRGLVAWFPGPHSFTGEDCCELHVHGGPAVVSGVLRALGRLPGLRPAEPGEFARRAFHNGKLDLTAVEGLGDLIQAETEAQRRQALRQMEGELGRLYQRWSETLTQALAHLEAYIDFSEDDNVEEEVLSRVAAAVRALEREVGAHLRDGRRGELLRGGVRVVIAGPPNVGKSSLLNLLAQRPAAIVSPVAGTTRDVVELSLNVGGYPVVLSDTAGLRAAADPVEQEGVSRARERLQQADLVLAVLDAGAVPAEPGALGEALGAVVPPAAPQPRVLVLNKVDLVRGGAGALRDACARAGLPPAAPLSCKTGEGLAGLVELLRRQLERLCGDPLAGSPSLTQTRHGQHLRACRAALARYGRAAGADLALAAEELRLARRHLGRITGHVGAEDVLDIIFRDFCVGK, encoded by the exons ATGGCGCTGCGGAGGGCGCtgagcgcggcgggcggccg GTGGGCGCAGGGCCTCTGCTCCGCGGCGCGGCGTGACACCGTCTTCGCCGTGTCCTCGGGCCACGGCAAGTGCGGCGTGGCGGTGATCCGGGCGAGCGGGCCGGGCTGCCGGGAGGCCCTGCAGAGCCTCACGGGGCGCCccgagccgccggcgccccgcgtCCTGGCGCTGCGGCGCATCCGCGACCCCGCCACCGCCGAGCCCCTGGACCGTGGCCTCGTCGCCTGGTTCCCAG GGCCCCATAGCTTCACGGGGGAGGACTGCTGCGAGCTGCACGTGCACGGCGGGCCGGCCGTGGTGAGCGGCGTGCTGCGGGCGCTGG GGCGCCTGCCCGGCCTGCGGCCCGCCGAGCCGGGCGAGTTTGCCCGGAGAGCCTTCCACAACGGCAAGCTGGACCTGACGGCGGTGGAGGGGCTGGGCGACCTCATCCAGGCGGAGACGGAGGCGCAGCGGCGGCAAGCCCTGCGGCAGATGGAGGGCGAGCTGGGGCGGCTCTACCAGCGCTGGAGCGAGACCCTCACCCAG GCGCTGGCCCACCTCGAAGCCTACATCGACTTCAGCGAGGATGACAACGTGGAGGAAGAGGTGCTGTCGCGAG TGGCCGCGGCCGTGCGGGCGCTGGAGCGGGAGGTGGGCGCCCACCTGCGGgacgggcggcgcggggagctgCTCCGCGGCGGCGTCCGCGTGGTCATCGCCGGCCCCCCCAACGTGGGCAAGAGCAGCCTGCTCAACCTGCTGG CCCAGCGACCGGCAGCCATCGTGTCCCCCGTGGCGGGGACCACGCGGGACGTGGTGGAGCTGTCGCTGAACGTCGGCGGCTACCCCGTGGTGCTGAGCGacacggccgggctgcgcgccgccgccgacCCCGTGGAGCAGGAGGGCGTGAGCCGGGCGCGGGAGAG gctgcagcaggcgGACCTGGTGCTGGCGGTGCTGGACGCCGGCGCGGTGCCGGCGGAGCCGGGGGCCCTGGGCGAAGCGCTGGGGGCCGTggtgccccccgccgccccacaGCCCCGCGTGCTGGTGCTGAACAAGGTGGACCTggtgcggggcggcgcgggggccctGCGGGACGCCTgcgcccgggccgggctgccccccgccgccccgctctCCTGCAAGACGGGCGAGGGGCTCGCCGGGCTGGTGGAGCTGCTGCGGCGGCAGCTGGAGCGGCT GTGCGGGGACCCGCTGGCCGGCTCGCCCAGCCTCACGCAGACCCGCCACGGCCAGCACCTGCGCGCCTGCCGCGCCGCCCTGGCCCGCtacggccgcgccgccggcgccgacCTGGCGCTGGCCGCCGAGGAGCTGCGCCTGGCGCGCCGGCACCTGGGCCGCATCACGGGGCACGTGGGCGCCGAGGACGTCCTGGACATCATCTTCAGGGACTTCTGCGTGGGCAAGTGA
- the PLVAP gene encoding plasmalemma vesicle-associated protein, whose translation MKGAAARRGEQSAGGMDKGCYTMAKFGLEAKEAVPKRDCGFYMKYVFLFTSLIQFLIILGLVLFMVYGNAHAGTDTHLQHLEQQVQDRYGKIITLSGRNANLSRALNATAKEKQALQALAQKVQRELDKCNSSQASRGTEHELQKMSTVIFYEKTKLNECHMTVSLINASCHAEKATLQSQRDQLALAKRESEERCARAGAELSRVTRESEGCQRELLATRTGCDATRSQLELLKGECVSLRTDIRYSLQRIKELLSPYSCSSALEQLGWLVQRTEELFQWQQERDTKYVGKAVCSSLVAQCQLNCSQDKQDLDKRLQDAEKQLQSSQEEKKKLAAAKEQLSKDLEEKSRAAAQAAFLREQLNICMGYKVGAFLDAGGARVPGSPAFGGRLGAFGNAGGYLPADALRSQGIAENAGKINVEEIQRSVRKIMEQYAPAPRNPSG comes from the exons ATGAAAGGGGCTGCGGCGCGCCGGGGGGAGCAGAGCGCCGGTGGCATGGACAAGGGCTGCTACACCATGGCCAAGTTCGGCCTCGAGGCCAAGGAGGCCGTGCCCAAGCGCGACTGCGGCTTCTACATGAAGTACGTCTTCCTCTTCACCTCCCTCATCCAGTTCCTCATCATCCTGGGGCTGGTGCTCTTCATGGTGTACGGCAACGCGCACGCCGGCACCGACACCCACCTCCAGCACCTGGAGCAGCAAGTGCAGGACCGCTACGGCAAGATCATCACGCTCAGCGGCAGGAACGCCAACCTCAGCCGGGCGCTCAACGCCACGGCCAAGGAGAAGCAGGCGCTGCAGGCCCTCGCGCAGAAGGTGCAGCGGGAGCTGGACAAGTGCAACAGCAGCCAGGCGTCGCGCGGCACCGAG CACGAGCTGCAGAAAATGTCGACCGTCATCTTCTACGAGAAGACGAAGCTGAACGAGTGCCACATGACCGTCAGCCTCATCAACGCCAGCTGCCACG CCGAGAAGGCCACGCTGCAGAGCCAGCGGGACCAGCTGGCCCTGGCCAAGCGGGAGTCGGAGGAGCGGTGCGCCAGGGCGGGCGCCGAGCTGAGCAGGGTCACGCGCGAGAGCGAGGGCTGCCAGCGGGAGCTGCTCGCCACCAGGACGGGCTGCGACGCCACCCGGtcccagctggagctgctgaagGGGGAGTGCGTCTCGCTGCGCACCGACATCCGCTACTCCCTCCAGCGGATCAAGGAGCTGCTGAGCCCCTACAGCTGCAGCAGCGCCCTGGAGCAGCTCGGCTGGCTGGTGCAGCGCACCGAGGAGCTCTTCCAGTGGCAGCAGGAGCGCGACACCAAGTACGTGGGGAAGGCGGTGTGCAGCTCCCTGGTGGCCCAGTGCCAGCTGAACTGCTCCCAGGACAAGCAGGACCTGGACAAGCGGCTGCAGGACGCCGAGAAGCAGCTCCAGAGcagccaggaagaaaagaagaagctggCGGCGGCGAAGGAGCAGCTCAGCAAGGACctggaggagaagagcagggcggcggcgcaggCCGCCTTCCTCCGGGAGCAGCTCAACATCTGCATGGGCTACAAG GTGGGTGCCTTCCTGGACGCCGGCGGTGCGCGGGTGCCGGGGAGCCCGGCCTTCGGCGGCCGGCTGGGAGCCTTCGGGAACGCGGGTGGCTACCTGCCCGCGGACGCCCTGAGGAGCCAGGGCATCGCGGAGAACGCGG GCAAGATCAACGTGGAGGAGATCCAGCGCTCGGTGCGGAAGATCATGGAGCAGTACGCGCCCGCGCCAAGGAACCCCAG CGGCTAG
- the LOC134151570 gene encoding uncharacterized protein LOC134151570, translated as MGLPEGMRVYKSYVVLAGGTAAALLLVALTLAFCLPAAEREPAQCQGCAANGTLAWLETQRARWEQAMEQVAVLQTELGSVKQSLEEAHGRWDTCTTRLDTLQRDVTALEQALELLQRQGSEQGAKMASLQEANNMLKEDLEQQRQQLEDVQKGRSSLESQIWNLLHTVQFLQSQRSSGSQLAAGSLAARLSLPAAALAATLLL; from the exons ATGGGTCTCCCAGAAGGGATGCGAGTCTACAAGAGTTACGTGGTGCTCGCCGGCGGGACGGCCGCAGCGCTCCTGCTGGTAGCCCTCACCCTGGCATTCTGCCtgccggcggcggagcgggagccggcgcAGTGCCAGGGCTGCGCGGCGAACGGCACCCTGGCCTGGCTGGAGACGCAGCGGGCCAGGTGGGAGCAGGCGATGGAGCAGGTGGCGGTGCTGCAGACGGAGCTGGGCAGCGTCAAGCAGTCCCTGGAGGAGGCCCACGGGCGGTGGGACACCTGCACGACGCGGCTG GACACCTTGCAGAGGGACGTCACGGCCCTGGAGCAGGCGCTGGAGCTCCTGCAGCGCCAGGGATCGGAGCAGGGGGCCAAGATGGCCTCGCTGCAGG AGGCGAACAACATGCTCAAGGAGGATTTggagcagcaaaggcagcagctggaggacGTGCAGAAGGGCAG GAGCAGTCTCGAGTCGCAGATCTGGAACCTGCTGCACACGGTCCAGTTCCTGCAGAGCCAGAGGTCGAGCGGGAGCCAGCTGGCAGCGGGCAGCCTGGCCGCGCGCCTGAGCCTCCCGGCCGCGGCCCTCGCAGCGACGCTGCTCCTCTGA